A region from the Streptomyces sp. 3214.6 genome encodes:
- the mtnC gene encoding acireductone synthase, producing the protein MTLQGLSHDVDAVVLDIEGTTSATGFVVDVLYPYSRARFAELLTERAEEPAVARAIAQVRELTGEPDADAAAVEKTLNAWLDDDRKATPLKTLQGIVWSEGFARGDLVSHFYDDVVPRLRAWHAAGVRLYVYSSGSVAAQRAWFTNSPAGDLTSLVSGLYDTENAGPKQEPASYRRIAEATGIAGHRLLFLSDRPGELDAAREAGWQAVGIRRPGEPYYVQGVGDHAQAGTFDEITIRNSRSTS; encoded by the coding sequence GTGACGCTGCAGGGCCTGAGCCACGACGTGGACGCCGTGGTGCTCGACATCGAGGGCACCACGAGCGCCACGGGGTTCGTCGTCGACGTGCTGTACCCGTACTCGCGCGCCCGTTTCGCCGAACTGCTCACCGAGCGCGCCGAGGAGCCGGCGGTGGCCCGGGCGATCGCGCAGGTCCGGGAGCTGACGGGCGAGCCGGACGCCGACGCGGCGGCCGTCGAGAAGACGCTGAACGCCTGGCTCGACGACGACCGCAAGGCGACCCCGCTGAAGACCCTGCAGGGCATCGTCTGGTCCGAGGGCTTCGCCCGCGGCGACCTCGTCTCGCACTTCTACGACGACGTCGTGCCGCGGCTGCGTGCCTGGCACGCGGCGGGCGTGCGGCTGTACGTCTACTCGTCCGGTTCGGTGGCCGCCCAGCGGGCGTGGTTCACCAACAGCCCGGCGGGCGACCTGACGTCGCTCGTGTCGGGGCTGTACGACACCGAGAACGCCGGACCCAAGCAGGAGCCGGCCTCGTACCGCCGGATCGCGGAGGCCACGGGCATCGCCGGGCACCGTCTCCTCTTCCTCTCCGACCGGCCGGGCGAGCTGGACGCGGCCCGCGAGGCCGGCTGGCAAGCCGTCGGGATCCGGCGGCCCGGGGAGCCGTACTACGTACAGGGCGTCGGCGACCACGCGCAGGCGGGGACGTTCGACGAGATCACCATCCGCAATTCCAGGAGCACTTCATGA
- a CDS encoding 1,2-dihydroxy-3-keto-5-methylthiopentene dioxygenase, with protein sequence MTLLTTWSESGPETLVRRTFDPAEIAEALKPLGVRYEQWPIRADVPFDADSETVFAAYGPEIEKLNAEEGFTTVDVLGLHPSDDPEFPAKAKAARAKFLQEHTHDDDDEVRFFVSGSGIFYLHVNGEVHAVFCEKGDLLGVPRGTTHWFDMGTEPSFTAIRFFHEEDGWIGNFTGSTIASRFPDYDTIAAGYEADRATA encoded by the coding sequence ATGACGCTGCTGACGACCTGGTCCGAGTCCGGCCCGGAGACCCTGGTCCGCCGCACCTTTGACCCGGCCGAGATCGCCGAGGCCCTCAAGCCGCTGGGCGTGCGCTACGAGCAGTGGCCGATCCGTGCGGACGTGCCGTTCGACGCGGACAGCGAGACGGTGTTCGCGGCGTACGGCCCGGAGATCGAGAAGCTGAACGCCGAGGAGGGCTTCACCACCGTCGACGTCCTCGGTCTGCACCCGAGCGACGACCCCGAGTTCCCGGCGAAGGCGAAGGCCGCCCGCGCGAAGTTCCTGCAGGAGCACACCCACGACGACGATGACGAGGTCCGCTTCTTCGTCTCCGGCTCCGGCATCTTCTACCTCCACGTGAACGGCGAGGTGCACGCGGTCTTCTGCGAGAAGGGCGACCTGCTGGGCGTGCCGCGCGGCACCACCCACTGGTTCGACATGGGCACCGAGCCCTCGTTCACGGCGATCCGCTTCTTCCACGAGGAGGACGGCTGGATCGGCAACTTCACCGGCTCGACGATCGCATCCCGCTTCCCGGACTACGACACGATCGCGGCGGGCTACGAGGCCGACAGGGCAACCGCGTGA
- a CDS encoding substrate-binding domain-containing protein, whose protein sequence is MSRARLPLAALSLASVSALVLAGCAQSTDASKDTGDTAASASAATGKKPAPFSAGAVKVALVRQSGAGDYFEQWGNGAKAQAKALGIDLTVYDAQADNAKQATDLSSAINSGAKAIIIDHGFPATIQPEIDKAVQKGIKVVVYDVETATKGVVSTKQDDASMAQAVLDVMAKEVGKNAEVGYVNVAGYAALDKRDTVWKSTVTSEAWKQQFKVGKVTDSTATDNVPLVSAALTQHSDVAGVFAPYDELAKGTVLAVQNKKLQDKVKVFGADVSNADIQQMTAADSPWVATAGTDPSAVGAAVVRTTALELAGQLNKTSVEFPAVAITQDFLREKKIANMDQLREALPALNLSQVSTADWISNVAH, encoded by the coding sequence ATGTCCCGTGCTCGTCTGCCTCTTGCCGCGCTCTCGCTGGCCTCCGTCTCCGCCCTCGTCCTCGCCGGCTGCGCGCAGTCCACGGACGCCTCGAAGGACACCGGCGACACGGCCGCCTCGGCCTCGGCGGCCACCGGCAAGAAGCCCGCCCCGTTCAGCGCGGGCGCGGTCAAGGTGGCCCTGGTCCGGCAGAGCGGCGCCGGCGACTACTTCGAGCAGTGGGGCAACGGCGCGAAGGCCCAGGCCAAGGCCCTCGGCATCGACCTGACCGTGTACGACGCCCAGGCCGACAACGCCAAGCAGGCCACCGACCTGTCCTCGGCGATCAACTCCGGCGCGAAGGCGATCATCATCGACCACGGCTTCCCGGCGACGATCCAGCCGGAGATCGACAAGGCCGTGCAGAAGGGCATCAAGGTCGTCGTCTACGACGTGGAGACCGCCACCAAGGGCGTCGTCTCCACCAAGCAGGACGACGCGAGCATGGCGCAGGCCGTCCTCGACGTGATGGCCAAGGAGGTCGGCAAGAACGCCGAGGTCGGCTACGTCAACGTGGCCGGCTACGCGGCCCTCGACAAGCGCGACACCGTCTGGAAGTCCACGGTGACCTCCGAGGCCTGGAAGCAGCAGTTCAAGGTCGGCAAGGTCACCGACTCCACGGCCACCGACAACGTTCCCCTGGTCTCCGCCGCGCTGACCCAGCACTCCGACGTGGCCGGTGTGTTCGCGCCCTACGACGAGCTCGCCAAGGGCACCGTCCTCGCCGTGCAGAACAAGAAGCTCCAGGACAAGGTGAAGGTCTTCGGCGCGGACGTCTCCAACGCCGACATCCAGCAGATGACCGCCGCCGACAGCCCCTGGGTAGCCACGGCGGGCACCGACCCGTCCGCCGTCGGCGCGGCCGTCGTCCGCACCACCGCCCTGGAGCTGGCCGGCCAGTTGAACAAGACCTCCGTCGAGTTCCCGGCCGTCGCCATCACCCAGGACTTCCTGCGCGAGAAGAAGATCGCGAACATGGACCAGCTGCGCGAGGCGCTGCCCGCGCTGAACCTGTCGCAGGTCTCCACCGCCGACTGGATCTCGAATGTCGCCCACTGA
- a CDS encoding sugar ABC transporter ATP-binding protein: protein MSPTDTGAPAVGLTDVSMAFGGKTVLASISLGIAPGSVVALLGANGAGKSTLIKILSGVHTDHGGEVRVDGSRAALDSPLAARRLGIQTVHQRIGEGIVPGLTVAENLVFEELAQKRGNPFLNGRRTLARAREIQAGLGLDWSDAVLKQDVAELGISDRQLLILARALATRPRLLILDEPTSALSATEAQRLFALVERMREDGIAVLYVSHRLGEIDALADRLVVLRDGLLTEDQAKPFDWDAALRAMLAQAQETTTARPVREGAAGEVALSLRGVRLFEGRAPLDLDIRTGEVTGVVGLLGAGKTELARGLFGAEPFATGAVELDGKAFAPRRPSDAIRAGVHLVPEDRHADALVPGWSLAQNISLPFLKSLSRAGLVNRSKEDALGRDTIDALGVVTRDEHSTVEELSGGNQQKVVVGRWLAETPRVLILDEPFRGVDIGARRDIGRRARALAAEGSAVLVLSADVDEVLEVADRVVVLAAGEVHLDAYGEDAERDRVIQTISASV, encoded by the coding sequence ATGTCGCCCACTGACACCGGGGCTCCGGCCGTCGGCCTGACCGACGTCAGCATGGCCTTCGGCGGCAAGACGGTCCTCGCCTCCATCTCGCTGGGCATCGCCCCGGGCAGCGTGGTCGCGCTGCTCGGCGCCAACGGCGCCGGCAAGTCCACCCTGATCAAGATCCTGTCCGGGGTGCACACCGACCACGGGGGAGAGGTGCGGGTCGACGGCTCCCGGGCCGCCCTCGACTCTCCCCTCGCCGCCCGCCGGTTGGGCATCCAGACGGTGCACCAGCGGATCGGCGAGGGCATCGTGCCCGGCCTCACGGTCGCCGAGAACCTGGTCTTCGAGGAGCTTGCGCAGAAACGCGGAAACCCGTTTCTCAACGGCCGCAGGACGCTGGCCCGCGCCCGCGAGATCCAGGCCGGTCTCGGACTGGACTGGAGTGACGCGGTGTTGAAGCAGGACGTCGCCGAACTCGGCATCTCCGACCGGCAGTTGCTGATCCTCGCCCGCGCCCTGGCGACCCGCCCCCGCCTGCTCATCCTCGACGAGCCGACCTCCGCGCTCTCCGCCACCGAGGCGCAGCGGCTGTTCGCGCTCGTCGAGCGGATGCGCGAGGACGGCATCGCCGTGCTGTACGTCTCCCATCGGCTCGGCGAGATCGACGCGCTCGCCGACCGGCTGGTCGTCCTGCGCGACGGTCTCCTCACCGAGGACCAGGCCAAGCCCTTCGACTGGGACGCGGCGCTGCGCGCGATGCTGGCCCAGGCCCAGGAGACGACGACGGCGCGCCCGGTGCGGGAAGGGGCCGCGGGCGAGGTGGCGCTGTCGTTGCGTGGTGTCCGCCTCTTCGAAGGCCGGGCACCTCTCGACCTCGACATCCGCACCGGCGAAGTCACCGGTGTGGTCGGCCTGTTGGGAGCGGGCAAGACCGAGCTGGCCCGCGGCCTGTTCGGCGCCGAGCCCTTCGCCACGGGCGCGGTCGAGCTGGACGGCAAGGCGTTCGCGCCCCGCCGGCCCTCCGATGCCATCCGCGCCGGCGTCCACCTGGTCCCCGAGGACCGGCACGCCGACGCCCTCGTCCCCGGCTGGTCGCTGGCGCAGAACATATCGCTTCCGTTCCTGAAGTCCCTCTCCCGGGCCGGTCTCGTCAACCGGTCGAAGGAGGACGCCCTCGGCCGCGACACGATCGACGCCCTCGGTGTCGTCACCCGCGACGAGCACAGCACCGTCGAGGAGCTGTCCGGCGGCAACCAGCAGAAGGTCGTCGTCGGCCGCTGGCTCGCCGAGACCCCCCGTGTCCTCATCCTGGACGAGCCGTTCCGAGGCGTGGACATCGGCGCGCGGCGCGACATCGGCCGCCGGGCGCGCGCCCTGGCCGCCGAGGGCTCGGCCGTCCTCGTCCTGTCCGCCGACGTCGACGAGGTCCTGGAGGTCGCCGACCGGGTCGTCGTCCTCGCCGCCGGTGAGGTCCACCTCGACGCGTACGGCGAAGACGCGGAGCGCGACCGCGTGATCCAGACCATCTCGGCGTCCGTCTGA
- a CDS encoding ABC transporter permease, with amino-acid sequence MTTTQSTEVPTKAAIPPATSTAVRVQNAVIKYGFIFVTVALFLYFALSEGSFRESATLLDTLRYVSVAAILGLGVTLTMAVGGMDMSVGAVAGLGVSVAAQTMVVFNQVGTVAILAVLVAGALAGLLNALLIVVLKIPDMLATLGTMFVIQGSKLILVDGQSITPGMTMSDGSTAPGRFTAGFLKIDRGTVAGIPISVLIFGGLTIAAWVFLARTRWGRVLYAIGANPEAARLAGIRVGAYRALAYVISGVLASVGGLILASRIGQGDVSAGTSQLLEAVAVALVGTSVLGRGRPNVWGTALGAVLIGIITTGLTIKGLPYYTQDVVEGAVLILALVFSFTLSKRRTA; translated from the coding sequence ATGACCACCACCCAGAGCACCGAGGTCCCCACCAAGGCGGCGATCCCGCCGGCGACCTCCACCGCGGTGCGCGTCCAGAACGCCGTCATCAAGTACGGCTTCATCTTCGTGACGGTCGCGCTGTTCCTGTACTTCGCGCTGAGCGAGGGCTCCTTCCGCGAGTCGGCGACCCTCCTCGACACCCTGCGGTACGTCTCCGTCGCCGCGATCCTCGGCCTCGGCGTCACCCTCACCATGGCCGTCGGCGGAATGGACATGTCGGTCGGCGCGGTCGCCGGCCTCGGCGTGTCCGTCGCCGCCCAGACGATGGTCGTCTTCAACCAGGTCGGCACCGTCGCGATCCTCGCCGTCCTGGTGGCGGGCGCGCTCGCGGGCCTGCTCAACGCGCTGCTGATCGTCGTCCTGAAGATCCCCGACATGCTCGCCACGCTCGGCACCATGTTCGTGATCCAGGGCAGCAAACTGATCCTCGTGGACGGCCAGTCGATCACCCCGGGCATGACCATGTCCGACGGCTCGACGGCCCCCGGCAGGTTCACCGCCGGCTTCCTGAAGATCGACCGCGGCACGGTCGCCGGCATCCCGATCTCCGTGCTGATCTTCGGCGGCCTGACGATCGCCGCCTGGGTCTTCCTCGCCCGCACCCGCTGGGGCCGCGTCCTGTACGCCATCGGCGCCAACCCCGAGGCCGCCCGCCTGGCCGGCATCCGCGTCGGCGCCTACCGCGCGCTGGCGTACGTCATCTCCGGTGTCCTGGCCTCGGTGGGCGGCCTGATCCTGGCGTCCAGGATCGGCCAGGGCGATGTGTCGGCCGGTACCTCCCAGCTGCTGGAGGCGGTGGCGGTGGCGCTCGTCGGCACGTCCGTCCTGGGGCGCGGCCGTCCGAACGTCTGGGGTACGGCCCTTGGCGCGGTGCTCATCGGCATCATCACCACCGGCCTCACCATCAAGGGCCTGCCGTACTACACCCAGGACGTCGTCGAGGGCGCGGTGCTGATCCTCGCCCTGGTCTTCAGCTTCACCCTGTCCAAGCGCCGCACCGCATAA
- the mtnK gene encoding S-methyl-5-thioribose kinase, producing MGYRILETDDIPAYLRERGHWEDVTDIHVREVSDGNMNRVFLASSADGTRSLAVKQALPWVRVAGPSWPMNPDRADAEARAYEQVAKVAPDKIPAIHGYDPENYALVMEDMSDLEVLRTLLNEGASYGPHTSARIGEFVAQFSFATSDFGMESADRKALIAASVSPELCKITEDVVLSEPYIEHEHNHWHEGLDDLAAEFRADATLRTEVADLRHTFMTSAQALLHGDLHTGSVMVGTREGAPVVRVFDPEFSFVGPIGYDLGLYWANVLVSEERARALGSLSDHADQLGLSWTAFETEFRRLWPTRVDTFFDDAYLDRFLRRVWTESIGYAGTEIIRRIIGFAHLTDLTTLPDPVPASRRALLLGRELIVRREELSNANDVRALGEPT from the coding sequence ATGGGCTACCGCATCCTGGAGACCGACGACATCCCCGCGTACCTGCGCGAGCGGGGCCATTGGGAGGACGTGACCGACATCCACGTCCGCGAGGTCTCGGACGGCAACATGAACCGCGTGTTCCTGGCCTCCTCCGCCGACGGCACCCGCAGCCTCGCCGTCAAGCAGGCGCTGCCCTGGGTCCGCGTCGCCGGCCCCTCCTGGCCGATGAACCCCGACCGCGCCGACGCCGAGGCCCGCGCCTACGAACAGGTCGCCAAGGTCGCCCCCGACAAGATCCCGGCGATCCACGGCTACGACCCCGAGAACTACGCCCTCGTCATGGAGGACATGTCCGACCTGGAGGTCCTGCGCACGCTCCTGAACGAGGGTGCGTCGTACGGCCCGCACACCTCGGCCCGGATCGGTGAGTTCGTCGCCCAGTTCTCCTTCGCCACCAGCGACTTCGGCATGGAGTCGGCAGACCGCAAAGCGCTGATCGCGGCCTCCGTCAGCCCCGAACTCTGCAAGATCACCGAGGACGTCGTCCTGTCCGAGCCGTACATCGAGCACGAACACAACCACTGGCACGAGGGACTGGACGACCTGGCGGCGGAGTTCCGCGCGGACGCGACGCTCCGCACGGAGGTGGCCGACCTCCGCCACACCTTCATGACCAGCGCCCAGGCCCTCCTCCACGGCGACCTGCACACCGGCAGCGTGATGGTCGGCACCCGCGAAGGCGCCCCCGTCGTCCGGGTCTTCGACCCCGAGTTCTCCTTCGTCGGCCCGATCGGCTACGACCTCGGCCTGTACTGGGCCAACGTCCTGGTCTCGGAGGAACGGGCGCGGGCGCTGGGCTCCTTGAGTGACCACGCCGACCAACTCGGCTTGTCCTGGACGGCGTTCGAGACAGAGTTCCGCCGCCTCTGGCCGACGAGGGTCGACACCTTCTTCGACGACGCGTACCTGGACCGCTTCCTGCGCAGGGTTTGGACAGAGTCGATCGGCTACGCAGGCACGGAAATCATCCGCAGAATCATCGGCTTCGCCCACCTGACCGACCTCACGACCCTCCCGGACCCGGTCCCGGCGTCCCGCAGAGCACTGCTGCTGGGGC